The Lewinella sp. 4G2 nucleotide sequence GCTACATTGTAGCGGTAGAGCCAGTCGAGGATGACCAGGTCTACGCCCACCATATTGATGAAGAGGGTGAATAGCCCAATAATCAAAAGAAGGAAACCGATTACGCGGATGGTGGTGGCGTGCTTGAGCATGAGGAAACGTTTTGGGTAGCGAGCTTAGTGACTGCACTCTGGTGCAAAACTAAGGCGAGCGTAAAGGTGTTGCGCCGGTAAGTCCTTATTTTACCTTCCCATTACCCACGGAGTACCTATTCCGGCCTATTCCACGCGACCTAACCAATCCGTGGTGGAATCCGCTCCATACTTTAGTCCTGACCGTGCCCACCGCTCCCATTAAGATCATTGAATGCCCCCGCGATGCGATGCAGGGGCGCCACGATTTCATCCCCACCGCGGTGAAGGCAGCCTACCTGCAACAACTGCTGGCCTGCGGGTTCGATACCCTCGACTTTGGCAGTTTCGTCTCGCCCAAGGCCATCCCACAGATGCGGGACACGGCGGAGGTGCTCGGGCAATTGGACCTTTCCGTTACTGATACCAAACTCCTGGCCATCGTAGCCAACCGGCGGGGAGCAACGGATGCGCTGAGCCACGCGGAGATCGATTACCTGGGTTACCCCTTCAGTATCAGCGAAACCTTTCAGCTCCGGAACACCAACGCGACGTTGGCGGAGAGCCTGGACCGGGTGAAGCAGATCCAGGATATGACCCTGGCCGCCGGAAAAGAGATGGTCCTCTACATCAGCATGGGCTTCGGCAATCCTTACGGTGACCCCTGGAACGTTGACGTGGTAGAGGAATGGGTAAGCCGTTTAGCGGCGCTGGACCTTAAGATCTTCCAGTTGTCCGATACCGTCGGGGTAAGTAGCCCGGAGAATATCTCCTACCTCTTCAGCAACCTGATCCCTCGCTACCCGGAACTGGAGATCGGGGCCCATCTCCACACTACGCCCTCGACCTGGCGGGAAAAAGTGGAGGCCGCCACCAACTCCGGTTGCCGCCGCTTCGATGGTGCCATCCGCGGCTTCGGAGGTTGCCCCATGGCGAAGGACGACCTCACCGGTAATATGGCGACGGAGAACCTGCTGGCTTACCTCGGCTTTGCGGAGACGAACGTAAACGAATCAGCCTTTGCGGAAGCGATGGCGGCCTCGGGCGGGGTGTTCATTTGATGCCCACGGATCAAATCTTCCCTAAAGTTTGATTTCTCCGGTTTACCGAATGACCAATCTCTTTACGATCGTTTGCCCCTCCGAGCTCACCTTTAGTACGTATGCGCCGCTGGGTAATCCTTGGGTTTCGTACGGTCCGGATTGCTTGCCTTCCCAGCTTTGCATCCTGCGGCCGCGCATATCGAAAAGGGCAACGGTTAGTTCTGCTTGATTGGCGGGTAAACCACGCAGGGTAAAGACGCCACTATTCGGATTTGGCACGATCTGTAGCCTGGTTGGATCATCCTGAAAACTGGTGCTGGACGTGTTCTCTAGAGTGGTACAACAGGTGGTGAAACCATTGCCATCACGATTGCGTGACACGCATACGCGGGCGCTGGTGCCGAAGGGAACGGGAATGAAGATGCTGTTGAAGCGCCCGGCTTCTTCTTCGTTGACCGTCCAACGAACGTCGTTGCGATCACCGGGGACGGTGACCCGGAATATATCACCGCCCTGAAATTCGACGGTGATGTCCCCCTCGCAATTGCTGGGGTTACAGTTGTCGACTACCACGTATTCGGATTCGTAGCAAGTATTACCACGGAAGTAGGAAACGTAGTAGCACTCGGGCGCGCCGCAATCATCGTTGGTGTAGGGTACGAAGGCTGTTTGTCCGCTATTTAACAGTCTGGTGCTGTTGTCGTCGTTCAAACGGTACCACTGGATACGGCTGGTTCCGTTAGCCGCGAAGACCAGGTCGATCCCCGAACCATCCGCCGAGGGTCGGACGATGGATTGGCGGCTTTCCGTGTGCTCATCCGTGATACAATAGGTGGCGCAGCAGTAGTCCGCGCAGCCCAGATTGTCAGCCGCCTCGGAGTAGCAGATCTGATACTCACCGCTTCGTGGAAAGGTGATGCGTAGGCTACCATTCGTTTGGAGGGATGCACCGGCGACTGACGGCAACGGCCGACTATTCACGAGCCAATCCCGGATACCGTTGCCACTACTGCGAAGCGGCGTAAAATCGTAAGTGAGTGGGAGGTCCGGATCGACGACCGTTTGGCGCAAGCCGGTACACAAACGATCCGTTTGGCTGCGGATACAACGGAGACCGCAACGTAGGTTCAGCGTGAAATTGCCCCTTTCTTCCTGGGATCCGTATACGTACACGTAATAAATAGCATCAACCTCGGTACTGACGGTTACGGACGATGCCTCGCCGCAAGCATTGGAGTTCACGCCGACGCAGGTTAGCTCTCCGCAAACATCGCCGGAGAAGACGGCCATACGCGTATTGTAATTACTCTCCCAACAAAGGTTGGGCGTCATGGGCCGGCCCGTACCTACGAAGGAATACCAAACACCCGGCGGGGAGCCGTCCACGTGGCCACATTCCGTATCACTGAGGGTGGACGCAGCCCGGAGGGTACTGCCTTCAATCAGCTGATCGCAGCCGATGGGGATGGCCTGGCTACAGAGATCATTCGGTGCTACGAGACTCAGGAAGGATACCGAGTAGTCCTCTACCACCAAATCACCACCGGTTTGGCACGGGCCGTTGATGGCTTCGGGGCTCATCATCACCCGTAATCGGGAGGGGCCCGTGGTGACCGTTGCTGGAATCGTAATGCTGGAAATTACCGCCTGATCCGCAGCGTTTTGGGCGGTAACCAGTAATTCGTTGTCCTCGAAGCTGTTGTTCCGGTTGAGGTCCAGGTAGACGCGCCAGTTGAGTGGCTGGTCAGTTGTTGACAAGTCCGTAGCGGCCTGGAGGTTGACGGGGTAATCGTCTCCCGGCCCAAACTGGGCCAGGGTAGGCTGAAACTGCGTGTAGCCGTACGCAGCGCCGGAAACCTGGTTGACGTCACCAACCATCACGCTGCTGATCCAGTAAGGCTCGCTCGCGCCGTAGGATGGGCAGTATTCCTCACCGCAGCCGAGAGTGCTGATAAATTCAGATTCGCCCCAGGTGGCGTCGCCCGTACAGATTGGGCGCAGTTGGACCTCAAAATCGGTACAGGGCGCAAGACCGGAGATGACGTTGTTGCTGGCATCCGCGAAGATCACCCAATCTTCGTCCGATCCGACGGGCCGTACCCGGGCGTCGGCGAGGATTTGCTCCTGGCCATCCCAGGCGAGGCTGAAGTAGTTGAAGCCGGTTTCACCATCGAAGAATACCTCCGGAGAGATGCAACCTTCACAATCCAGCGTAAGGGTAAACGGGCGGTCGTTCCGAGTATTACCGCCCACGTAGATGTAGTAGTCCTTATCCGGATCAGTCAGGTAAGTTGCCTGCACGCCATCGCCCGTCCCACGGGTGAAGGGTTGCTCGCAGGTGAAGCTTCCGCAGGAGCCACTGAAGACATCCAACTGCATGAATCCTACGTCGGGCGTCAGGTCCAGGCTCAACTGGCCATCCTGGCCCGGCCAGTAATACCAGAGGCCGGGCTCCTGGCTTCCGTTAAATCCACAATTTTCGTCTACGTCGAAGGTGAAGCCGGCGGCTTCCACGCGGCCCTGCGTCGTCGTTCCACAGGAGAGTTCGATGGCGCCTTCGCACAGTTCATTTGCCTGGGGCATGCCGCCGCTGATGTTGACCAGGTAGTCTTCCGTTTCCGCATCGCCGGTGGCTGTGCAATCATCCCGGTTGGGGTCACCGCTGAGGATGACGCGCAGGCGGGAGGGCCCGTTGTAGCGAGCTACCGGCATCGTGAATTCCCCAATCTCAGTTTGGGTGGCGTTGGCGTCGCGGCTAAAGATCAATTCACCTTCGTCTTCGAAATCGTTGTCACCATTGAGGTCCAGGTAGATCCGCCAGCTGGCGGCTTGATCACCATTTTCGACGGGGCCGACGACGAAGGGATAATTAGTGCCCCGCTCCAGTTGCATCGTTTCGGCCTGGTAGAAAAGGTATCCGTTGTCCACTCCGGTGGACCGTTGAATGTTGGCGATCTGTACCCGGCCGATGGCGTAGGCTTCCGGCCGGCCGTAGCTCGCGCAGTAGTCGTCCGTACAAACAGGGCTGGGGTCGACGATAATGGGTTCGGACCACAAGCCGAATACGTTGTCGCAAATACCGCGGTACTCGATGAACTCCAGGCCACAGGCTTCCTCGACCTCGATCCGGAAAGGTGGGGTAGGATTGGTGTAGATTACGCCTTCGTTTCCAAAGACGGCACCGACGCGGAGTTCGAACTCGTTGGTTTGATCCGGCGTCCAGTCTACGATCAGATAGTTGTGGTTCCGTTCGGTGACCCGCACGTCGGCGGGCGCGGGGCAGTTTGCCGAGACGCAGGAAATTTCCAATTCGTAGTTGCCGACTGATTCATCGATCCCGGTGACGTAGAGGTAGTAGTCCGTCCCAGCCTCGGTGGGGAAGGTGGCGAAGGAGCCCGGTGCTTGTTGGTTGGAACACCGATCGCCAGGGAGATTTATGCACACCAAATCATCGCAGGCTCCGGTGAAGACGGCGAGGTGGCCGAAGAGTTCTCCGTCACACAGGCGGGCGGTGATTTGCGAACCATCTCCGGCGTAGCGGTACCATACACCACGGGTCGCACCAGTATTGACGCGGCCGCAAAATTCGGGCGATTGGTCAATGGAGGCACCGGTGATGGAGCCGGTTTTGGTTTCGCCACAGTTGATCGGTAGTGCATCAACGCAAAAGTCATTCTGAGGTGGGCTGTAATCCGAACAGACGAGATAGGAGCGGGACTCATTCAGGTAGAAATCCATCCGGTCGTACTGCCCATTGGTAAAAGCGTCCCGGCAGAACGATGGCGCGTACGACATAATATTGTCCGTAAGCGGTTGGTACGCAGCACCATTTGCGTCGCGGCGGGTTCCCGTGTACTGGCAATTCCCGCCAATTTCTGAAGCACTACAGCCTGGCCCGCGTAGGTTGGGGTCGGCGGGGGTATCACAAATGTCATCTCCAGTAAAATCACAGTTACTACCATCCACCAATTCGTCAGTCAGATCTTCGCAGTTGGATTTCCCGTGGGTATGGTAAAGCCCCAGGTAGTGGCCAATCTCGTGGCTGAGGGTGGCACCATTATTGAAGCAATCGGCGTCCATGAGAATCAGGTCGCGGCCGGGGGGAAGATACGTGTAGCCGCAAACGTCGCTGGTTCCGGTGGATACTTCGTCGGCTACGAAAATATTGATCACTTCCGGAATGGCGTACGCGGTCCGGACGAAGGCTTCGTCATCCAGCCGGTTAAAATCAAAGCGATCACCGTCGTCGTAGTAGCGGGGAGCGGCGCAGTCTACGAAGCGAATGCCCATGGGGGCGTAATCCTCGTTTGCATCCGCCAAACCAACTTGGTAGGAGGTCAGGCTGAGGCCGCCAAATCCATTATCATCGTTGAAAATATGGGCCTGCACCGGTACCTCAATCATCGCGCCATTCTTGCCTCGAGTTGTGGGCCGCACGTACGCCTGGGCCGCTTTACGCGTAGCATCCAGGTAAGCCCGGGCGGCGGGGGAGGGTTCCGTTCCGCATACTTCTTGGGCAAAAACGGAAGTGGATTGAAAGCATAGGAATGCTACCAACAGGGCGAAAAATCTCAACATGGCGGAAAGACTAATAGGGTAGTGAAAGACGATCTAAACAATAATAAACTGCTACAAAGATAAATAAACCCCGTTTCAGGGGCTTTAGCCTAGTTGGTATTCCTGAGCCGTTGGCCTTCCAGCTTACTAATTCGGTAGCTAAAAATGCTACCCGAATATTACGAACTGTAACCGTGCCTCCATAAAGAAGCCTTTTCTAATTCTGCTTACGAGGGACCGCCAAACCATCTTATCTTCGCGGCGATGAAGCTACCTTACTTTCTCTTCCTATCCGCCGGTCTGTTGGTCTTCGTTGCTTGCCAAAACAACCCGGAACCCGCGGCAGCGCCCGCTGCTGAAAATGGCGCGGTGGCTGACGTAGAAGCCATCGCAAAATCCCTTCTTGGGACCTGGGAGACCGTGGAGGTCGACGTGCTTTTCCACTCCTACGAAAACCGGGATACGAGCTTCCGCCAAACCATCCGTGAAGCCGACTGGGGGCAGGTGTTCGGCGTGAAACCCGCCCGCACCGAATTCACCGCCGACGGTAAGCACAAGCGTACCCACCGGATGGAGAACGGGTCCGTGGCCGACATCACCAATGGCGTCTGGAAAGTGAAGAGTACCGACAGCCTACTGGTGATCGAACCCAACAAAACGCTGTATTACGCCCACGAAATGAAGGGTGACCAGCTCATTCTGACGGGCTTCGTCGACTACGACTACGACGGGGAAGCGGACGATGAATACCGCTCCGTCATGCGCCTCGTCAGCCGGACCCAGTAAAGTGAAACTCCCCGCCAAATCCATCAATCCGCTCTACCTGCTGGCCCTCTGGCTGGTAGTTTGCCTCGTACAGGCGTGGGGAACGCCGCTGGACCCGGACGAGACCTACTACTGGATGTACGCCGGTAACATCGACTGGGGCTACTACGACCACCCGCCCGCCGTAGCGCTGCTCGTAGCCATCGGTAAGGATTGGCTCCCCGGCCCCCTCGGCCTGCGCTTGGGCCACGTTTTAGTATCTGCCCTTACGATGATTGGCCTTTGGCACCTGCTGGAACGACCTTTCGGCAAATGGCTGTGGGTGGCCGCGGCCCTGGCTTTCGCTCAACCCTTCCTCAACGTCTACGGCTTCATCGCCACGCCGGATGGCCCCCTGTTGCTCTTTACGGTGGTTTACCTGTTGGCCTACCGCCGTTTTCTGGATGCACCCACCGTTGCGAACGGCGCAATCTGGGGCCTGACGATGGCTGGCGCCCTATACTCTAAGTACCACGGGGTGATGTTGATCTTTTTCTCCGTCCTCCCTAACCTGTGGTGGCTGCTGCGCCGGCCCGGTGCCTGGGTGGCGGCACTCGGTGGTGCTGCCCTGTACTTTCCCCATCTCTACTGGCAGTACGCGAACGATTTCCCTTCCTTTCGCTATCACCTGCAGGGGCGCGACGACCCCTACCAATTCAAGTACACAACGGAGTACCTGCTGAACCAACTCGTCATCTTCAGCCCCTTCCTGCTGTGGTTTTACGTGAAGACTTTCTGGAAGGACGACAGCCGGAAGGACCGGTTCCTGACCGCCAACCGCTGGCTGGTGCTCGGCTTCCTGGTCTTCTTCTTGTACACGACCTCAAAGGGCGGCACCGAGGCGCAGTGGACGGCTCTGCTCAGCTTCCCCCTCGTTTACCTGACCTACCGCGCGGCCCGCGACCGCTTCCCGGAATGGGCACCGAAGTTGTGGACGCTTTCCCTCATCACGATCGGCATCCTAACGCTGGCCCGTCTCCTCTTGCTGGCGCCACGTGAATGGCTGCCCTTCCAAAAACCCTTCGACCACGAGCCGTGGACGCAGCAGCTCGCCGAGCGGGCAAACGGTCAGCCGGTGATGTTCGAAAACACCTACCGCTTCTCTTCGCTCTACGAATTCTACACTGGCCAGCCGGGGTGGACGATGACCAACGTCGACTACCGACGCAATCAGTACGATCTCTGGTACGGGGATTCGATATACCATAATCAGCAGGTCCTCGTGGTCGGGCAAAAGAACTGGGCCACCGAGGGCGCCGAACCCTTCCGCGCTTTCCGGGGCGATATGCTCATCAAAACCGTCGATAATTTTCAGGTGCTGAAAAGCATCGACCTCGAACTGGCGGAGTCTCCCGAAGTACTTCCCATCGGTGGGGAGGTGCCTATTTCATTGCTGGCCAAGCTGCCTAAAGCAGCGGGGCTACGGTCCGTAGATCTCTCCACGGCCGCAGCCCCACGCCTGTTCGTCACCATCTATTTGCCGGACGGAGAGAAAGAGTTCTACCCGATTGGTACGCTCGCCGTTGCCGCCATTAGTGTCGGGGAGGAAGTCGTTCTGTTCCGGGGCAGTTTCCGCGTTCTGGATAAGTTGCCGGCTGGTCCGGCCACCATGGAGTTTGGTCTCGCGTACCCGGGTATGCCGCCGCTGCGCGGGATGGGGCCGGTTTATCCGGTTGAGCTGCGTGATTAGTTGCTGTAGCCCTTCTTTTTGAGCTGGCGCTTCACGCTGCTTTTCATACGTTCGCCGAGGGTGTTTTCTTCCGTTTCGGCGAGGTCTTTTTTGGCGTCGGCGACGAAGCTTTCGCGTTGCTCGCTGAGTTCGGCGAGGCGTTGTTTCAGCTCGTTGCGCTTCTGGGCGAGGTGGTCGATCTTGGCGGTGAGTTCGGCGTCGCTCAGCGTCCGGAGGCTATCGGGCAGGGCACCTTTTTGTTCCAGGATCTTTTTGTTGTCGGCCCGGGCGGCGTCGACTAGGTCCCAGCTTTCGTTCTTGTAATTTTTGCTGGCCTTGTACTTGGCGCGTGAGCTGAGGTTGGCCTTGCTGTAGCTGGTGGCGTTGGCGTCCTCCACCGCGAGGCGTTGCTTTTTCGCGACGGCGGCCTGGTTGATGGGTACGTAGGTGTCGTTCAGCTGGGCGTTCAGTTGTTCGATCGGCGCGTCGTAGGGGGATTCCACGTAGGCGACGGCCTGGTCCTGATTAATCGAGAAGTGGTCCCCATCCAGGCGGGTGGCGGCGGAAGCCCAGAGGCGGGCCTCGCCATCGTTCGGATTATTACAGTAGATAGTATTGACGACGATGCCCTTATCCTGCGCGGCCTTCAGCCCGGCGGACATGGCGACGGGCCCCTGGGTGAATTCTTCGTTGCCGGCAATGTAGAGCAGTTTTACGGTGGCGTCATCGGCGTCCCACATCAGTTCCTGGGCGGCGCGCTGGATGGCCATGGGGCAGTATTCGTCGCCACCGGAAGTCGTAAGGGCAAACAGTTTTTCACTGATCTCGTCCACCTCCGTCGTCATGGGCACGATCATTTTGATGTAGCCATTATTGGCGGAGAGCCGGTCGTTGCCGTATTCGTAGAGGGCCACTTCGATGTCGGGTGCGACGCCATTGCGGGTTGATTCCATGGTTTCGTTCAGGATGTTCCACAGCCGTGCCTTGGCCTGGTCGATGAGCCCTTCCATCGAACCACTGGTATCCAATAAGAAGGCGATCTGGATCTTATTATTGGATGCATTCACCGTCGTAGTGGGCGCTGCCGCGGGTGCCGGGTCCGTAGGGGGAGCGACGTAAGTTGGGTTGGGGACCGAGCTCGTACCCAGTAGGTAATGGCTGATACCGAGGAACAAAACGGTTGCGGAAAGTGCGGCGGCCAGCAGCCAGCGAAAAGTGGAAGAAAAAGGCATCGGGATGGTGTGTTTAGGGAAGGGTCCGCCGCCTTTCTTGCGGGCCACCCTTCCGGTGAATGATGACCCAAAGGTGGGGGCACCTCCCACCTGGAAAAAGCGCCACTTTGTAAACGGCCATTCCCACTTCGTAAGTGAGACGAACCGGTTGGTGAGCTGGGTAGATTGGTCCGTTTTCCGCGGAGAACGGTGGGTTCGCTTCATTTTCTAGCCCCTACATTTACGCCAATGCGGATCTACTTCTTCCTTTTGTTAGCCCTCATCTCCTTCGCCCTGCCGGCGCAAAAGGAGAAACTGTCGCGTTCGCGGACCCTTCAGAAGGAAGAGCGGATTGACCTGTTGCAGCAGGCTACACTTTTGCGGGAGGAGGACCCCAAAAGAGCCATCCAATTGCTGAGTGAACTGATCTACAGCAAACCGGCCGCCGAGGAATTGACGGAAGCTTTCACGCTGCTGGGGGATATCTACGGCGATGTCGGTCAGTACGACCTGGCCCTGGAGCGTTACGGTCAGGCGTTGGAGGCTATTCCAGTCAGGAAAGGGAAGAAATCCACCAGCCCCTTCGCCCCCGCCCTTCACCTCAAGATGGGGGACGGCCACCGCCTTCTCGGGGATAGCAAAATGGCCTGGATGAGTTATACCCGTTGTCTTTCCACCGCACCTGCGTACAGCGCCCAAAAACAAACGTGCGAAGAACGGCTGGCCATCCTGGATCGGCTCGGTTCGATCTCCGCCGAACAAGCGTCCTCGGTTGATGCGGATGCAATTGGCGACCGGCAGGACGGTTATTCGGTATCCACCAAGGCGGACCTGGCGCGTAATTCTCAACTACAAGTAGAAGTGCTGCGGGAGCAAAATACCATCGATCTCGGCCTTAAAGACATCGCCGCCGAAGAAGCCGAACTCCGCTACGTGGAGGACCGCATGCAACTCCAACAGTGGTTGATTTACCTGCTGGGGCTACTGCTGTTGGGAGCGCTGATCTCCGTAGCCATCATCCTCCGGAACGTGCGCAAGCGCCGCCGGGCCAACCAGGAATTGCTGTTGCGGAACCTGCAGACCCGGATGAACCCTCACTTCATCTTTAATAGCCTAAACAGCATCAACAACTACATCGCCCGGCAGGATGAGCGTTCGGCCAACCGTTACCTCGGCCGCTTCGCCCGGTTGATGCGCAAGGTGCTGGACCAGTCCGGTCGCGATTTCGTCCCCCTCAGCGAAGAGATTGAACAGTTGGGGCTCTACCTCGAACTGGAGCAGGAACGCTTCGCCGGGAAGTTTACCTATACCATCGAAGCACCCGCCCCGGAAGACCTGGACGCTGACGACATACTGGTTCCCCCCATGCTCCTCCAACCCTTCGTGGAAAACGCCATCTGGCACGGCCTCCGCTACCGCGATGGTGGTGGAGTGCTGACAGTAGACTTCGGCCTCGAAGATGGCCGGCCCACCGCTACCATTACGGATAATGGAATTGGCCGTAAGCGGTCCCGCGAACTCAAAACCGACAACCAACTCAAACAGGGGAGCCAGGGAATGAACATCACCGCCAAGCGGATCGAACT carries:
- a CDS encoding zinc-dependent metalloprotease is translated as MLRFFALLVAFLCFQSTSVFAQEVCGTEPSPAARAYLDATRKAAQAYVRPTTRGKNGAMIEVPVQAHIFNDDNGFGGLSLTSYQVGLADANEDYAPMGIRFVDCAAPRYYDDGDRFDFNRLDDEAFVRTAYAIPEVINIFVADEVSTGTSDVCGYTYLPPGRDLILMDADCFNNGATLSHEIGHYLGLYHTHGKSNCEDLTDELVDGSNCDFTGDDICDTPADPNLRGPGCSASEIGGNCQYTGTRRDANGAAYQPLTDNIMSYAPSFCRDAFTNGQYDRMDFYLNESRSYLVCSDYSPPQNDFCVDALPINCGETKTGSITGASIDQSPEFCGRVNTGATRGVWYRYAGDGSQITARLCDGELFGHLAVFTGACDDLVCINLPGDRCSNQQAPGSFATFPTEAGTDYYLYVTGIDESVGNYELEISCVSANCPAPADVRVTERNHNYLIVDWTPDQTNEFELRVGAVFGNEGVIYTNPTPPFRIEVEEACGLEFIEYRGICDNVFGLWSEPIIVDPSPVCTDDYCASYGRPEAYAIGRVQIANIQRSTGVDNGYLFYQAETMQLERGTNYPFVVGPVENGDQAASWRIYLDLNGDNDFEDEGELIFSRDANATQTEIGEFTMPVARYNGPSRLRVILSGDPNRDDCTATGDAETEDYLVNISGGMPQANELCEGAIELSCGTTTQGRVEAAGFTFDVDENCGFNGSQEPGLWYYWPGQDGQLSLDLTPDVGFMQLDVFSGSCGSFTCEQPFTRGTGDGVQATYLTDPDKDYYIYVGGNTRNDRPFTLTLDCEGCISPEVFFDGETGFNYFSLAWDGQEQILADARVRPVGSDEDWVIFADASNNVISGLAPCTDFEVQLRPICTGDATWGESEFISTLGCGEEYCPSYGASEPYWISSVMVGDVNQVSGAAYGYTQFQPTLAQFGPGDDYPVNLQAATDLSTTDQPLNWRVYLDLNRNNSFEDNELLVTAQNAADQAVISSITIPATVTTGPSRLRVMMSPEAINGPCQTGGDLVVEDYSVSFLSLVAPNDLCSQAIPIGCDQLIEGSTLRAASTLSDTECGHVDGSPPGVWYSFVGTGRPMTPNLCWESNYNTRMAVFSGDVCGELTCVGVNSNACGEASSVTVSTEVDAIYYVYVYGSQEERGNFTLNLRCGLRCIRSQTDRLCTGLRQTVVDPDLPLTYDFTPLRSSGNGIRDWLVNSRPLPSVAGASLQTNGSLRITFPRSGEYQICYSEAADNLGCADYCCATYCITDEHTESRQSIVRPSADGSGIDLVFAANGTSRIQWYRLNDDNSTRLLNSGQTAFVPYTNDDCGAPECYYVSYFRGNTCYESEYVVVDNCNPSNCEGDITVEFQGGDIFRVTVPGDRNDVRWTVNEEEAGRFNSIFIPVPFGTSARVCVSRNRDGNGFTTCCTTLENTSSTSFQDDPTRLQIVPNPNSGVFTLRGLPANQAELTVALFDMRGRRMQSWEGKQSGPYETQGLPSGAYVLKVSSEGQTIVKRLVIR
- a CDS encoding glycosyltransferase family 39 protein, which translates into the protein MKLPAKSINPLYLLALWLVVCLVQAWGTPLDPDETYYWMYAGNIDWGYYDHPPAVALLVAIGKDWLPGPLGLRLGHVLVSALTMIGLWHLLERPFGKWLWVAAALAFAQPFLNVYGFIATPDGPLLLFTVVYLLAYRRFLDAPTVANGAIWGLTMAGALYSKYHGVMLIFFSVLPNLWWLLRRPGAWVAALGGAALYFPHLYWQYANDFPSFRYHLQGRDDPYQFKYTTEYLLNQLVIFSPFLLWFYVKTFWKDDSRKDRFLTANRWLVLGFLVFFLYTTSKGGTEAQWTALLSFPLVYLTYRAARDRFPEWAPKLWTLSLITIGILTLARLLLLAPREWLPFQKPFDHEPWTQQLAERANGQPVMFENTYRFSSLYEFYTGQPGWTMTNVDYRRNQYDLWYGDSIYHNQQVLVVGQKNWATEGAEPFRAFRGDMLIKTVDNFQVLKSIDLELAESPEVLPIGGEVPISLLAKLPKAAGLRSVDLSTAAAPRLFVTIYLPDGEKEFYPIGTLAVAAISVGEEVVLFRGSFRVLDKLPAGPATMEFGLAYPGMPPLRGMGPVYPVELRD
- a CDS encoding histidine kinase gives rise to the protein MRIYFFLLLALISFALPAQKEKLSRSRTLQKEERIDLLQQATLLREEDPKRAIQLLSELIYSKPAAEELTEAFTLLGDIYGDVGQYDLALERYGQALEAIPVRKGKKSTSPFAPALHLKMGDGHRLLGDSKMAWMSYTRCLSTAPAYSAQKQTCEERLAILDRLGSISAEQASSVDADAIGDRQDGYSVSTKADLARNSQLQVEVLREQNTIDLGLKDIAAEEAELRYVEDRMQLQQWLIYLLGLLLLGALISVAIILRNVRKRRRANQELLLRNLQTRMNPHFIFNSLNSINNYIARQDERSANRYLGRFARLMRKVLDQSGRDFVPLSEEIEQLGLYLELEQERFAGKFTYTIEAPAPEDLDADDILVPPMLLQPFVENAIWHGLRYRDGGGVLTVDFGLEDGRPTATITDNGIGRKRSRELKTDNQLKQGSQGMNITAKRIELINEHFGKSLSVDVSDAFPGAEHVGTRVRLQLS
- a CDS encoding hydroxymethylglutaryl-CoA lyase, which codes for MQGRHDFIPTAVKAAYLQQLLACGFDTLDFGSFVSPKAIPQMRDTAEVLGQLDLSVTDTKLLAIVANRRGATDALSHAEIDYLGYPFSISETFQLRNTNATLAESLDRVKQIQDMTLAAGKEMVLYISMGFGNPYGDPWNVDVVEEWVSRLAALDLKIFQLSDTVGVSSPENISYLFSNLIPRYPELEIGAHLHTTPSTWREKVEAATNSGCRRFDGAIRGFGGCPMAKDDLTGNMATENLLAYLGFAETNVNESAFAEAMAASGGVFI
- a CDS encoding VWA domain-containing protein: MKRTHRSPRKTDQSTQLTNRFVSLTKWEWPFTKWRFFQVGGAPTFGSSFTGRVARKKGGGPFPKHTIPMPFSSTFRWLLAAALSATVLFLGISHYLLGTSSVPNPTYVAPPTDPAPAAAPTTTVNASNNKIQIAFLLDTSGSMEGLIDQAKARLWNILNETMESTRNGVAPDIEVALYEYGNDRLSANNGYIKMIVPMTTEVDEISEKLFALTTSGGDEYCPMAIQRAAQELMWDADDATVKLLYIAGNEEFTQGPVAMSAGLKAAQDKGIVVNTIYCNNPNDGEARLWASAATRLDGDHFSINQDQAVAYVESPYDAPIEQLNAQLNDTYVPINQAAVAKKQRLAVEDANATSYSKANLSSRAKYKASKNYKNESWDLVDAARADNKKILEQKGALPDSLRTLSDAELTAKIDHLAQKRNELKQRLAELSEQRESFVADAKKDLAETEENTLGERMKSSVKRQLKKKGYSN